The nucleotide sequence TGAAAGGATCAATGGCTTGCAGCACAAGGACAGTGTGTCATCTTCCTTGTCAGAAACCTGGGATGAACTTTGTTTTGATACACAAGGAGCATTGTCGTCAAGTGAGAGTAATGCCTGGAATAGGACCAGGGAATCTGAAAGCCTGCAGAATATTGGAGAGGAAGTTGGAGGTAAAGAGTCAGTCAGCATAATGACAGAAAGCGAAAGCAAGGAGGAGATCTTAAAGTCAGAGTATGCCCAGCAGAGGGCAAAGACCCTTGAACCTCAGCTTAGTCTGGTCACTGAGCAAACTGAATCGTACGAAAACTGGAACCCAGATTCTGTGCTGAAGGATCAGTGGAACCCTGTTACTTTTGCTGATCTGCAGTTGACCCCACCAGAGGAGGAAGTAACTGGAAAATGCAAAGCTGGTATCATTGGAACTAAAGAAAAAATACTTACTTTGTCACAAAAGAAAGAAGTCCTAAACACTTTAACGCCAGACACATCTaaggaagaagatgaaggggtccaaggaaaaaaagacagacagatggagctCCTAGACTTCTGGACATACTCTGCTCAAAAGGGGTTTCTCAAATCTGATAGTGGTACCACCACGTCTTACCCTGAATCACTAGATATGTGGAATATGACAATCCGGGATGACAGTCTGTCACCTCTCACAACCCCTGACAACTTGTCTGAAAACTCAGGGTCTTTCTCTGGGGTGAACCTGAATGTTGTGGGTGGCACATCTGTGCAAAGTCCACAAGGATTCTCTGATGGTGGAATGCAGATGTGGAACACCACCATACAGGAAGACAGCTCCTCCACCATCACAAGCCCCGAAGGACCTGAAAATGGAAAGGACCTCAGTCACACAGGATCACTGGATACCAATGATTCTCCAGAGACACGTGCAAGCAAAGAGTCAGAAGATGTAAAAACTATAGAGGAGGAGGGTGGTATGAGTAAAGTAACTAGTCACACGCCGGAAGAAGTGGGGTGGAGAGGTAATGAACACAATGTCAAAATAGTCATAGAGGCTGCAGAAGGTAGAACACAGGGTGAAGAAACAGGGGATGAGGACATACAGACTGTTCAGAGCCAACAGAACTTGGCATCTGAACATTCAGATGAGTTTTCCCCATCCCAAAGCACTAACATGTGGGACTTACCTGTCCCTGGCATGGTCACCTCCACCTCAGAATATGACAATGTAGGAGCTGGTGTGTGGAGCCTGACATCCTCCCCTGAGACCTATGCTAGCCCCATAGTAGACATGATACAGCTAGAGGGGCAATCTAGCCCTTTTATAGCTGTGACCAAACCTTTTCAGATAGATGAGAGGTACGATCAATACCAGGCGGCAGATCCCACAGCAGTCATTTCAGATAAAGAACAGTCTGCCACCCAAGTGTTCCTATTTGAGGGAACGAGTGAGTTGGGTCACATTACCAGGAGTGGGGGAAGTTCAATTGAGAGTAAGTACGACAACAAAAGCAGAGCGGGATCAGAGGAGGCTGACTCAATAGAGCAACCCAGTGATTATTCCCCATTTCTAATGGTGGACAGTTCCTCTGTCATTCAGAAAATTTCTTCCATTTATCATGTAAGTCCAGAAGAAACTGCTGAGACTCAAATCCAGACTGACCAATCACTATCCCCAAGTCATGTGAACTGGGAGAGCTCAGAATCAGCTTCATTACCACACAATCTGCCAATCAAAATGGACCGCAAAGAAGATGGGACTGTCACTGAAAGCCAAGGGGAACCTGACAAAGAGAGCAATGGAAATGTGGAGGTCAAAATAATAGAAACTATATCGCTGAGCTCCAGCTCtgggggagaaagagacacactgaAATATAGCCCTGACAGCCTTCACCCAGGTAGTCGAGACGAACTCAGTCGAGACGAACTCAAGTCCAATTCTGATGGAGATTCATCTTCAGGCCTAGAAATGGAATACATTGTTGTGTCTGGCACAGtaaaagaggcagagacagagtggcGTGATAGGCCTAAACGGGGTGATAGGCAATCAAAAGGAACAAGAAAGTCCATGGAGACATTTAGCACGCTTTTCTATGCTGCCACAGTACTGCAAACCCAGGCCCAAGCTGCACGTAGAGAGCACCGGGAGAACGCAGAACAAAGTAGGGAAAACCAAAGAGATACAGAGCAAAATCAGGCAAATCTGGATAATGCCACTGAGCATCACATGGTGCAAGAAATGAGCCCCAGCCAATCAAAAAATACCTCAGAAGCTTTTCATCAGACAGATTCAAGATCAACAGATTACAGTCAAACACAGGTAGAAGAAGGAAATTATGACGATAAATCAACCATTGTGGCCAGAAGTGTGTCTCCATCATTAAGATATCCATCAGATCACTTCTTAAAAACCAGAGAGGAAGTTTATGTCCATTCACAGATCTCAATGGAAGATTCAGATGAGGGCGGGCAGTCACCCTCTGCACCTCCACTACCTCCTGCTTCTCTAGGCGAATTTCAAGTCTGGGGCAGTCAGTTAGTGAGACAGGACACACCTCAAACCACATCTGATACACAATCCCCTGTACTTACCAACAGTTCAGTCTCCCACACCAGCTCTTTGACTGGCACCCCGTTAAGTGAATCAGGCATTTCTACTGACAGAGGACTTGGATTACCATTTTCTGGAGATTTAATGGAAGAGGAGAATGatgaggaagagcaggaggaggaaactgaTACAGAGCATATTACCCTGGATGGAAAATGGACTTCAGAAGTACAGcgtgagagggaggaaagacaACAGTTAAGATCTTCTGATCTGCTAAGTTTCACTGAGGAGCTGAGTGGAGGTTCATCAATTCAACAAACAGATTTACAATCACACAACAGGTTTCCACAGGATACAGTGGATTACTATGATGGACAACCTTTAAGGACTGTTGATCATGATAACTGGTCAACTGACCAACAGCCTGGGAGCCATGTAACTTCTCAAGATAGCTATTCACTTGTTTTAAGGTAAGCGACACACGTTGAATCTTATTCTTTATCTTAAGCTCCGTggtattttatttctgtcacatttaCAAGTCAGAACAAATACATAGAAACTAATAACACATAAATTAATTAtcttttcataaaaatgaaacaatatgaaGGTTATTAGATCATGTGCTTATCTTAAAAGGTCTGCATACAGTTAATTTTGGTTTGAGATTGAGATCACTGAGATTTCTTCCTTTTCACAGAAAGAGTTAGTGAAATGAACATACCTGTGCACTCTTGtgcctgtctcacacacacacctacatgcaCACATGAAAGACCCCTCTGCTCACTCTCCCTTAGTTCTCTGCCGGGTTTTTGAGTCTCTACAGCTTTCTCAATAAAGTTTGTACGTCAGAGGATTATTAGCATCGCTGAACAGACTGTTGAAATCAAGCTAGAAGGCTCTCTTGAGGAAAttaggtttttgtgtgtgtgtgtttttgtgtgttggaTGGGTGACTGACAGAGAGGGTGTAAGAATTAATATTAGTAGCGTGAGAAGAGTAGATTATGtgtctgtattgtgtgtgtgtgtgtgtgtgtgtgtgtgtgtgtgtgtgtttgtgagtaagaaacaaactgtgcatgtgtatatggGTGTATTTCATATGTTCAGCAGCAAGCTTtcatctgcagctctgtgtgtgtgtttataaatcTGTTTACGCCTCATTAAATATGCATTACCTGCCTCATTACAGCTGGAGCCCCACCACAGCTAATGGAAACAGCTCCCCTAGCTCTCTTAAAaggtgtgggtgtgagtgtgtgcaggcaagcctgtgtgtgagtgtctgcaTAGGTAATAGCCAGTGCATCAGAGAATAAAAGTTTGTCCATGTAGCTTCAACTTTACATTAGCAAAGAGTATGTAATGTAGTTATGTCTGTGTCATTAGCTTTTGTGTAATTGTTTTTGAGTATACTGTAAGTGAAGCAAGCTGTCCACTACTCTTTCTTATTGCAGAGTTATACTATTGAGTTAGAAAGCAGTAGCTTATTTCAATCTGTTTTCTCTGGATTCAAGCATTATTAGAaatgccctgtggagttttcttgttaACAAATGATCtatctgtttacagtttgtattattcaccaaaacactttgttttgatgctaaaaacataacaaacatgttgaatacATTTCCTTTCTcagaaatcattttcatttttacttttgaaacctgcgttgtttacatccatgtttgctGTCCTTTGCTGTGGCATTGCTGTGTTTCTTAGATAGGTAGAATAATGGCAGAAATGTATATCACCTGCATGTTCATTTGCATTCATGTGTTTCCTTGTGCACActcaccaaaaaaaacaaaacaggtgcAGATAGATAAGACTTACTGTACTCCATTTGTATTTATAATGCTTtattaatttctctctctctctctctctctctgcactgatCACCTGCTCTCCTGGAAGAAGACACCAGGATGTGACATCACAGCTGTCAACCCAGCCAACCAGTGAGAATGCTGTGTATCAGTGGACAGGAAGTCAGAATGTAGCTCAGGGTCACACCCAGTATGGCTACAACTACCACCACATTGACCAAAGAACTGAAAACCAGAGCACGCACTCAGCCTGCGTGGATACCAAATCCAACAGCCAGCAAAACACCACAGATGTCTATGCTGAGTTTACAACTGACGCCACAGCTGTACAGTACCGGTCTGAGCAGGCTGAGAGCTATTATGAAGCTGGAGTTAATGCTGAGTACAGCTTGGAGGATCCGGGTTCCAAGTGTCAGTACGTAACTGAAAGGCAGTATGGAGATGAATCCAACTCCATGTGTGCTTCTGACCTTCAGTATTCTCAGTATCAAGCCGATGGCCAGTGTCAGTATGAGACAGACCATGCTCATTACCAGTTTGACGGACAGCCACTCTACCAATCAGATAGCCACCCTGAGAGGGAAGATCATGCACGGTATGTGCCAGAGGGATATGTTCACTTTCTCCTGTCAAGGTGAGTGTTCACTCATACAAACTCAGTTTTGCTTTTAAGTAGGTTCAACAGGTTCAACACTGTGTAGCACTAAGTTTTACCACTAGTATCAGCTAAAGGCCCCTTTGCAAGCTAGCCTTGGCAAGATGATTTTGTTATGTGAAGATTTTATTTCAATGACCTTTCTAAAAACCTGAAACATGATCATAAGGGGTTTCTGTCCATTACAAAagtgtgaaagacagagagataagCAGTGGAACAGCATAGGTTTTCCAAAGGCTAAGAGCTGCACTACTGTCTTTTACCACAAAGAGGCAGCACAGATTAAAACTGTCATCAATCCTTcaacaatttttttctttgtatcaaAACAGCCAGGGATTGACATAAGACTAAATGAAGAAATAGAAAGTTTCTTAATTCATCACTGCAACATATTATAGGATAATATAATGTTAATACTCACATGCCCATATGTACatttaataatgttttcttGCCATAATCATTCAATCAATCTCCTGTCCATATTATCCATTAAAAAATCCTACGTAGCTTCCAGTGGAACAGATATGGGACAAAGTCCACGATCCTCATTCTTTGCAAAAATATTCCATTCCAGTTTGTAGGcatggagtttgaaagacatgGGCATTTGTTGGTCCCAGAAGTTCTAACAAGAGCCTGTACTATGGTCTCAAAGTCAGAATATcagaataatattttattttcacattatgtCTCACCCAAGatattattttttcacaatCAAAGGGCCAAATCAAAAGTTATGTTCTGGAAtcagtattcagtgtgtgtacactgaGCAAATTTGTGTGTTGCAGTCCAATTGTTCCTCGTTAGCAGTTGCATCATGGTACTTGTTTTTCCCCACTTTGTAATTCTGATGACCTACCCCCTCTTTGGGATGCACAGCCCTCCCCTgtcttttactgtgtgtgtgcgtgtatgtgtgtgtttgcgcacATACACACTAGACCTTTCCATAATAAAGTGGTCATGTGACTTGATTGTGGAAAAAGTGGTTCAGTCACTCATGCCGGGAGAAGCCGGACTGAGGGAAAGGTACGTGCCCTGAgatagagatttttttttgtgtgtatgtatgattCTTTATGTCTATAAACATGTGTACTGGTTTCTCTGTACAGCCTCTCTCTATTGTTAGCAGGCCTTATGCTAATCAGAGTCTGTTAGAGGGGCTTTGGTTGGGGGGAGGTAGCAACACTGCTCAGTATTGTTTCCTCAGCCCACACGTGCAGCCTGGGAATGAAGCAGTGAGTCTGCTTTGTCACTTCTGTAATCTTTCAAGTCCAGAGTCAAATGACCAGATTTTAAACTCTTCCTCATTCAATGTCATGGGAAAAGTTAGATTCTCGTTCTCCGTAGATGATTGGCTTGTTTGGCCCAGTACTATGCATAGCTGTGCCTTTGGTGGCAGTAGTGATAGCAATGATAATTTATGTTTTGGCTCATTATTGTCTTTCTGTGCCTCTGAGCAGACACTCCCAACAGAGGGACAGTGCAGCagggatgatgatgaagatggcCTCGAGTGAGGAAGCTGCTGAAGAGATGGATAACAGAGAAGGTAAACAAACAGCAAGATAAAATAAGCTTACATTGTTCCAGTTATTTAAATCTTTGGGTATTTAGTGCTGGTGATTTATGTTGCACCTTATAGGTAAAAGGCTAGAGTTATAGACTTATCAATAATGTTTTAAGATGAATACCAATATGTaatgttttgtggacttttAGGAAACTGTTTTGAAGGTATTCAAGACATATTTTAGCAGTCTAAAGGAAATAATTAGCATGTCATTCCATGAAACTCTCTAATGCCTCAAGTTCTGTCTTATAAAGTTTCTGTCGCTATAAATTCATGTGTGGTGCTCACATGTTAATAGAACTGTCAACTTTTGAATTAACGATTTTCTGTCATCATTATTCTTTCCAGACTTTTCTGGATTAGTCACGGGGCTCCctaacatttttaaagacatGAAATCTGCAGCAAAACATCTCAAAATATAGTAACATGAGGGGAAATTATAGTGGATCTGCAACCTTTCCCCACCAGAACTAAAtaactaagaaaaaaaatctctctctgtctctctctgaccagACCCACCGTCCTCGGCGGATATATCAGGCAGCTCTAATCAAAGGAGAAAGTTGACAGCTCCACCAATGAACGTATCACTGGACCGCAGTGAGGggtctcttctctctgaagATGCTCTGGACACAGAGGACGAGGCCTTGGATACTGGGGATGACCTGGATGTCAACATTGATGAGCTGGACACACCTGATGAGGCTGACTCACTTGAGTTCAACAGGCACGGTGAGACAAACACCTGAAGATACAATATAGATGTATCACACAGGAGATGACAAATAAACACGCTCACGTGatagtatatactgtattgtaCAAATATGCtttataaacaaaaaagaacagatACTGTTCTTCTATAGTATGTAGATGTGGCAGCATCTGTCCTTCAAATTTGATTTTGCTCAGGATTTGTCAGTAGCCCTATATTTTATCCATAAAATAGAAATGACATCAAAATGTTAGTATTCACTTTGTTTGTTGCCAATTTGTCTCGAAAAATGTTCCTGTCACTGACATCACAAACAGAGGACTCGGAAGAGTCTGATCTGGGTGCAGGAGCAACTTCAAGCGATGCCGTGGCAGGACACAGATCAGCTGGAGAGAGCAGGGATAGCAGACTGTGGAGGAGCGTGGTGATTGGAGAGCAGGAGCATCGCATTGATATGAAGTCCATTGAGCCATACAAAAGAGTCATTTCTCATGGAGGTATGCGaacacaaacactaaacaaaTGCTAAAATTCTATGTCCACCAATTCCCCCTGCACTGTTTGTGTCATAGCTTTTGATCATTTAATCTATGCCGATGCCCTCCCTCTTGATTGAAAAATGCTAAATTGTTTTTTGCTTATGAATGTTACTCACTGAACCATGGCTGCCAGGCTCCACATTTTCCCATATAAATTGTGATTCTGCTTGGAAAATTGAATTAGCACAGGAATCTGAATGCCATCAATTGTACATACTGTATCAACAATAGCAGTAACTACACAGTGAAAGGGGCAAAAGTGGTTTACAGAGGTGTGATCAGGACTGTTCTCATCTCAATATGCATTTGAATAACTGAACTTACAGGGAGTCAATTCCAGCTAAATGTTAGAAACTACTACAATAAAAGGTCCAGTGTTTTATTCcactttatgttttatgttctcAGGTTATTACGCTGAGCAGAATgccatcattgtgtttgcaGCATGTTTCCTACCGGACAGCGACTGTGACAATTATAATTATGTGATGGAAAACCTTTTTCTGTGAGTAAAGTTTCACTACATGGCCCATTAACATGCAGAAAAAGTATCTGGGCACCCAAACATCACACCCATATGTAATTGTTGACCATCTCATTCCAAAACCATGGGCATTGATTTGCTACATTAATAGATTTCACTCTTCTAGGAAAGCTTTCCACAAGAGTTGGAACCTTACTACAGTAATCTCTGCTTTCATTTGGCCAGAGCACTAAATGAGGTCTGCCACTGATGTTGACAGCAAGGCCTTGATCACAGTCACCGTTGCTGCTTATGTTGCATTACCGGTTGTTATGAAGCGCCTTGgcgctgaaaaagggaggactcaaagatgcggattcaccagggcgtttattgtccacagaaaacaaggagccaaaagggctggggaagaacacaaagaggccgccaaaagagcggtgggtctggcagggtctgggtccgtgaccccccccccccccttaacGACTGCCTCTCGGCAGTCGCTAATGTCAGCTGGGCAACACGCGTGGTGCGGGCTTGTCCGGATCCAGGATATCAGCGGTGGGAACCCAGCTGCGCTCCTCCGGCCCAtacccctcccagtccaccaggtacTGGAAGCCCCGTCCCCTCCGCCGGACATCAAGGAGGCGGTTGATAGTATATGCCGGCGCTCCGTCGATGATCTGCGGAGGGGGCGGAGCGGGGGCCGGAGGTTGCAGTGGGTCGCCGAGGTGGGGCTTGAGCTGGGACACATGGAAGACGGGGTGGACCTTCATGGAGGGGGGAAGGTCCAGCTTGAGGGCCACCGGATTGACCACCTCCAGGATGCGGAAAGGGCCGATGTACCGGGGAGTTAGTTTCCTGGAGGTGGCCTGCAGGGGAAGGTTCCTGGTGGACAACCACACTGACTGTCCAACCTGGTACTGGCGAGCCAGGGTCCGGTGGCGATCAGCAGTCCGACAGTTCTGTTCGGTGGTCCGGAGGAGCGCCTGGCGAGTCCGACGCCAGGTGCGGCGACAGCGGCGGAGGTGATGGTGAACGGACGGGACcgctatctcctcctcctgggccGGGAACAGTGGGGGCAGGTAACCTAGTGAGGCTTCGAAGGGGGAGAGGCCGGTGGCAGCAGAGGTGTGGGTGTTGTGGGCATATTCAACCCGGGGAAGCTGCTCCGACCAGGAGGAGGGATCCGCTGCACAGACACTCCTGAGCGTGGACTCGAGGTGTTGGTTAGCCCGCTCGGTCTGCCCGTTGGTCTGGGGATGGTAGCCCGAGGAAAGGCTCACTGTGGCTCCCAGTGCCCGGCGGAAGGCCCTCCAGACCCGGGAGGTGAACTGGGGTCCGCGGTCGGAGACAATGTCCAAGGGGATACCATGGAGACGAAACACGTGGGTGACGAGGAGTTGGGCTGTCTCGGAGGCTGAGGGGAGCTTGGGGAGAGGCACAAAATGAACAGATGCGATCGATAATGGTGAGGATGATGGTGTTACCATGGGAGCGGGTCAAACCAGAAATAAAGTCCAAGGCTATGTGAGACCAGGGTCTGGAGGGCACGGGCAGGGGGCGCAGGAGTCCAGCAGGTGGGCGGTGTGAGGCCTTTCCCCGGACACAGACCGAGCAAGCTGCCACGAAACGCTGAGCATCCTCTTCAATAGTGGGCCACCAGAAGAACCGCCGGAGGAGATGCAGGGTCCGGGAGAGTCCGGGGTGGCAGGACCAGCGGGAGGAGTGAGCCCACTGGAGGACGGCGGAACGGGCTCCCTGGGGAACAAAAGCACGGTTAGGGGGACCGTTACCTGGGTCAGGGTCCGTGCGGAGTCCCTCCTGGATTTGGCTCTGGAGTTCCCAGGTAACGGCCCCGAGCACCCGGAAGGGCGACACGATGGTGGCTGGAGAGGGCGTATCTTCGTCGGGAGAGTGCTGGCGGGACAGCGCATCAGGCTTAGCGTTGCGGGTTCCTGGTCTGAAAGTCAATGTGAAGTTAAAACGGgtgaaaaacagctgccagcGTCCCTGGCGGGAGTTGAGCCGCTTGGCGGACTGGATGTAGGAGAGATTTTTGTGGTCTGTCCACACTACGAATGGCTGTTCCGCCCCCTCCAGCCAGTGTCGCCACTCCTCCAGTGCCAGCTTCACCGCCAGGAGCTCTCTGTTCCCCACATCATAGTTCCGCTCCACCGGGGACAGTCGGCGCAGGGATGGAGTTTGCCGTCCTCCTCGGCTCGCTGGGACAGGACGGCCCCCACCCCGGAGTCTGTGGCGTCTACCTCTACTATAAACTGTCTAGAGGGATCAGGTTGGGTCAGGATAGGGGCggtggaaaataaagtttttagtTTAACGAACGCCGCCTCGGCCGGGGGAGTCCACTGAAAGGGCTTAGCAGGAGAGGTGAGCTGGGTGAGCGGGGAGGCGAGCTGGCTATAGTTCCGGATAAACCTCCGGTAAAAGTTAGCGAAGCCCAGGAACTGTTGGAGCTTGCGCCGGGTGGAGGGGCGGGGCCACGCCACCACCGCCTTAACCTTCTCGGGGTCGACCAGGATTTGTCCTGGCCCCACACAGAACCCCAGGAAGCTGACGGTGGTGGAGTGGAAGAGGCACTTCTCAGCTTTTACAAACAGCTGATTCTCCAGGAGTCGCTGGAGGACAGAGCGGACATGGACCTGGTGGGCTTCAAGGGTGGGGGAAAGGTACACGAAGACGAAGTGATTGAGGAAGTCCCGGAGGACGTCATTAATCAGGTGCTGGAACACCGCGGGCGCGTTGGTTAAGCCGAAGGGCATCACGGGGTACTCGAAGTGGCCGAGGGGGGTATTAAACCCCGTTTTCCACTCGTCCCCCTCCCGAATTCGGACCAGATGGTATGCGTTGCGTAGGTCTAGTTTAGTAAAATATCGAGCTCGAAGGCCGAATTCAGGAGGGGGAGCGGATACTTATTACACACGGTGATGCGGTTCAAACCCCGATAGTCTATGCATGGCCGAAGAGAGCCGTCCTTCTTCCCCACGAAGAAGAACCCGGTCCccagaggggaagaagagggcCGGATGAGACCCGCGGCGAGAGACTCTCGGATATACTGCTCCATTGACTCCCTCTCGGGCCGCGACAAGCTGTACAGCTTGCTGGAGGGGAATGACGCGCCCGGGAGGAGGTCAATGGAGCAATCGTACGGCCGGTGAGGGGGAGTGACGTGGCGCGATGCTTGCAGAAGACGGGTGCGAGGTCGTGATACTCGGGGGGACACAGAGCTGAGGTCGGGGGAATCCGGAACCGGAGCGGCCACGCCAGGTGCCGGTGGCAGCGCCGACTGTAAACAGACAGCGTGGCACATGCGCCCACTCCAGCCCAGCACCCGACCCGACCCGACCCGACCCGACCCCCCCGCGGTGATTGCCAGAAACTATAACTTCTAGAGGGGGAGTGCAATGGGTGACGTGGGCGAGGCGGTGACCATCAAGTGCGGTGACGACTAGGGGAACTTCCAGGGGTTCGGGGGGTATGCGATTCTTAGCGCACCAGGCCGCCTCCACAAAATTCCCATCAGCTCCGGAGTCtagaagagcagagacagataagGAAGACTGGGCAAAATTAATAGTGAGGGGCAGGACCAACCGGGATTTATTCTTGCTAAGAGTATTGCTCACCACTAACCGGACCCGGCAGGCAGACATGAAATGACCAGAGGCACCACAGTAAATACACAGACCTTCCCTGACCCgtgactctctctcctccagggtGAGGCGTGCCCTGCTCAGCTGCATGGGCTCACAGGGGTCGGGGGATGATCCACGCTCCCCGCCAGGGGCCGTGGAAGACCGCAGACGCCGAGGAGGGGGGGCCGGTGGAGCCGGCCGGCTGCTGGAGGTGGCGTGCTTCTCCCTCCGCCTCTCCCGAAGGCGGTTGTCCAGGCGCACCGCGAGGGATACGACAGCGTCCAGCGTCAGCGGTTCGTCCCGGGCGGCGAGCTCATCCTTGAGCCGCGAGTCCCCGGATAAAGATGCCCCGAAGGGCGGGTTCGTCCCACCTGGTCTCCGCAGCCAGGATCCGGAACTCCACCGCGTAGTCTGCCACCGACCGGGTCCCCTGAGAGAGGGCGAGGAGGCGCTGGGCAACATTGCCAGCGTGATCGGGCAAG is from Lates calcarifer isolate ASB-BC8 linkage group LG13, TLL_Latcal_v3, whole genome shotgun sequence and encodes:
- the LOC108878091 gene encoding protein prune homolog 2 isoform X9; the protein is MRSLEQWSDVTAGQPDEAKLQYLEQLLTIELKEFSDGEMTIALSSATTDKENWHDYVDELKLFSHRHGLDGLVVLLSINDTVHHPRQQVAVYSNNTDILNQICCELEESSSWSLSGELEARENLQVYHIPINTSTSSGTPPLLVEEIQGLLKDFVDRRSSVLACHPSSRTSSTEGVAGSVEFSQGSSGINDMDGSDIERAEGGSGDVVAIARVMADGEEDTGGVGVIAGGELVSPDSGMTTIRSSRSSKESSVFLSDDSPVGEVITGGGSAAGPGGLFLRNPSPLGLLSLSPPVPPERRKHRSSRNRSDNFDLFSFDPLHSSDHSLPAGGELASSEVKGDEEERRAGSSNLSDLEELSLLDFSAPNSLDGLESRNSSIDHHGQIHGNDTVVPPTPVNSLVGSRPPSSCGVRFFPEDVAERINGLQHKDSVSSSLSETWDELCFDTQGALSSSESNAWNRTRESESLQNIGEEVGGKESVSIMTESESKEEILKSEYAQQRAKTLEPQLSLVTEQTESYENWNPDSVLKDQWNPVTFADLQLTPPEEEVTGKCKAGIIGTKEKILTLSQKKEVLNTLTPDTSKEEDEGVQGKKDRQMELLDFWTYSAQKGFLKSDSGTTTSYPESLDMWNMTIRDDSLSPLTTPDNLSENSGSFSGVNLNVVGGTSVQSPQGFSDGGMQMWNTTIQEDSSSTITSPEGPENGKDLSHTGSLDTNDSPETRASKESEDVKTIEEEGGMSKVTSHTPEEVGWRGNEHNVKIVIEAAEGRTQGEETGDEDIQTVQSQQNLASEHSDEFSPSQSTNMWDLPVPGMVTSTSEYDNVGAGVWSLTSSPETYASPIVDMIQLEGQSSPFIAVTKPFQIDERYDQYQAADPTAVISDKEQSATQVFLFEGTSELGHITRSGGSSIESKYDNKSRAGSEEADSIEQPSDYSPFLMVDSSSVIQKISSIYHVSPEETAETQIQTDQSLSPSHVNWESSESASLPHNLPIKMDRKEDGTVTESQGEPDKESNGNVEVKIIETISLSSSSGGERDTLKYSPDSLHPGSRDELSRDELKSNSDGDSSSGLEMEYIVVSGTVKEAETEWRDRPKRGDRQSKGTRKSMETFSTLFYAATVLQTQAQAARREHRENAEQSRENQRDTEQNQANLDNATEHHMVQEMSPSQSKNTSEAFHQTDSRSTDYSQTQVEEGNYDDKSTIVARSVSPSLRYPSDHFLKTREEVYVHSQISMEDSDEGGQSPSAPPLPPASLGEFQVWGSQLVRQDTPQTTSDTQSPVLTNSSVSHTSSLTGTPLSESGISTDRGLGLPFSGDLMEEENDEEEQEEETDTEHITLDGKWTSEVQREREERQQLRSSDLLSFTEELSGGSSIQQTDLQSHNRFPQDTVDYYDGQPLRTVDHDNWSTDQQPGSHVTSQDSYSLVLRRHQDVTSQLSTQPTSENAVYQWTGSQNVAQGHTQYGYNYHHIDQRTENQSTHSACVDTKSNSQQNTTDVYAEFTTDATAVQYRSEQAESYYEAGVNAEYSLEDPGSKCQYVTERQYGDESNSMCASDLQYSQYQADGQCQYETDHAHYQFDGQPLYQSDSHPEREDHARYVPEGYVHFLLSRHSQQRDSAAGMMMKMASSEEAAEEMDNREDPPSSADISGSSNQRRKLTAPPMNVSLDRSEGSLLSEDALDTEDEALDTGDDLDVNIDELDTPDEADSLEFNRHEDSEESDLGAGATSSDAVAGHRSAGESRDSRLWRSVVIGEQEHRIDMKSIEPYKRVISHGGYYAEQNAIIVFAACFLPDSDCDNYNYVMENLFLYVISTLELMVAEDYMIVYLNGATPRRRMPGFSWMKKCYQMIDRRLKKNLKMFIIVHPSWFIRTLLGITRPFISSKFSSKIKYVNSLKELGEIIPMEYVHIPPSIVKYDEERGIQRLACMRLDTDLQDTAAKADKKGNSAV